The genome window GGGTCGTTGCAGGGGGCTTCGGAAGACTTTTCTTACTTTGCCAAAGAAGTGCCGGGTCTGTATATTTTTCTTGGTGTCACGCCCGATGGTGAGGATCCTGCCAAAGCTGCCCCAAACCATAATCCCAAATTCTTTGTCGATGAAAAAGCATTGGTAGTAGGCACAAGGGCAATGGCGGCAATGGCCGTTAACTTTTTAATGAGCAGATCGCCCAACTAACGATTGCCCGGCGCAGGATATTTTACGGCAAAAAGTGCCGGACAATGTCAGGATATTGGTCAATATATATGGCTTTAAGGAAATACGATTGTAAAGATATACATCATCAGATTAACCAAAAGCACGATAGCATATAAGCTGTTGGTTTGTCCCTTATTAAGCGAAAGCATTACCGTAAAAATTGAAAGAACCAGCAGGACCATGGATTTCATGGTGAGACCGAGGATAAGTGGCAAATCCATTATTGTGCAAACAATGACCACAGTAGGAATACTTAGCCCTATACTTGCTAACGCGGAACCTAACGCAAGATTGATGCTCGTCTGATACTGGCCGCGTCTTGCCGCACGGATAGCAGCTATGCCTTCCGGTAGTAAAATAACAGCTGCAATAGCCACACCCACTAGTGCCGTGGGTAACCCGGCTGCAACAATTCCGCTTTCAATTACCGGAGAAAGGTTTTTGGCCAGGAAAATAACTACGCCCAGGCATATGAGTAAAAAAGCCAGGCTTATCAGAGCTTCGCTTCTGGAAACATCTTTCTCCTCGCCTGAAACTTCTGTCAGAAAATACTTACGGTGCCGGACAGTTTGCGTAAATATAAAAGACCCGTAAATGACCAGACAGCAAACGCCAATGGCGATTAGCTGTGGCGTGCTGTAGGAAGGTCCGGCGATACTCGTGGTAAAATTAGGCAGCACCAGTGTAAGTACTAGAATAGACACCAGGCTGACCAATGCAATTGTAACGCTTTTGG of Dyadobacter chenhuakuii contains these proteins:
- a CDS encoding calcium:proton antiporter; protein product: MKKIFQWSYIAPIIAWIFYLMLPIGSGFLVNSLAVVALIAGVFSAVHHAEVVAHKVGEPYGTIILAVAVTLLEASIIVSLMLTGGAGADTYARDTLFAAVMLILNGILGISMFLGALKFKEQSFETKSVTIALVSLVSILVLTLVLPNFTTSIAGPSYSTPQLIAIGVCCLVIYGSFIFTQTVRHRKYFLTEVSGEEKDVSRSEALISLAFLLICLGVVIFLAKNLSPVIESGIVAAGLPTALVGVAIAAVILLPEGIAAIRAARRGQYQTSINLALGSALASIGLSIPTVVIVCTIMDLPLILGLTMKSMVLLVLSIFTVMLSLNKGQTNSLYAIVLLVNLMMYIFTIVFP